A window of the Paraburkholderia sp. ZP32-5 genome harbors these coding sequences:
- a CDS encoding LysR family transcriptional regulator has product MNDKLSVLRLFIRVARTSSFTKAGRELGISQPSVSRQISELEADVGTVLFVRSTRAVKLTEAGVDYLMRVEAILEALDEADHVARGSSELRGHLRVGLSTSFGIREVIPRIGRFMESHTALHVDLLMSDDRQDLIAEGADVAIRFGALPDSSARSRLIGRSPRLLVAAPSYLARAGSPVDPADLARHTFVLGPSSVASLGWVLRKDGLEAAFRAEGRVTTTVNEGATAAAVAGLGILPVGLWGCRSEIADGRLVQILRDWQLEPVEIHAVFPPGRAIRPAARALVDYLVGEVEAISAEGG; this is encoded by the coding sequence ATGAATGACAAACTCTCGGTGCTGCGGCTGTTCATCCGCGTCGCGCGTACGTCGAGCTTTACGAAGGCGGGCCGCGAATTGGGCATCAGCCAGCCATCCGTATCGCGGCAGATTTCCGAACTCGAGGCGGACGTGGGCACGGTGCTCTTTGTCCGGAGCACCCGCGCGGTGAAACTCACCGAGGCGGGCGTCGACTATCTGATGCGCGTCGAGGCAATTCTCGAAGCGCTCGATGAAGCCGACCATGTCGCGCGCGGCAGTTCCGAACTGCGCGGACACCTGCGCGTGGGGCTATCCACGAGCTTCGGTATTCGCGAGGTCATTCCTCGCATCGGACGCTTCATGGAGTCGCATACCGCGTTGCACGTCGACCTGTTGATGTCGGACGATCGGCAGGACCTGATTGCGGAAGGCGCGGATGTGGCGATCCGCTTCGGCGCTCTGCCGGATTCGAGCGCCAGATCGAGACTGATCGGACGTTCGCCGCGACTGCTGGTTGCCGCGCCGAGCTATCTCGCTCGCGCCGGCAGCCCCGTCGATCCAGCCGATCTGGCTCGGCATACGTTTGTGCTGGGCCCATCGAGCGTGGCGTCGTTAGGCTGGGTGCTGCGAAAGGACGGACTGGAGGCTGCGTTTCGCGCGGAAGGCCGCGTCACGACGACCGTGAACGAAGGCGCGACGGCCGCGGCGGTCGCCGGGCTCGGCATCTTGCCGGTGGGTTTGTGGGGATGCCGCAGCGAGATCGCGGATGGGCGCCTCGTGCAGATACTGCGGGACTGGCAGCTCGAACCCGTCGAGATACATGCAGTGTTTCCGCCGGGCAGGGCTATACGTCCGGCGGCTCGTGCGTTGGTCGATTATCTGGTGGGGGAGGTTGAAGCTATTTCGGCTGAAGGGGGGTGA
- a CDS encoding peroxiredoxin-like family protein translates to MKLQQKLDAFKSHFESKVAPPEVVELFHRTTAELIATGQVERSLKVGDLAPTFTLTTAEGEVVSSTAMLEHGPLVVTFYRGVWCPYCNIDLQAIEEVASEIRALGAQLVSISMQTAANSLKSQRQNKLSYPILADEGGKTADAFGIRFRLQDELIEGYKQFNVDLPVINGEPSWTLPMPARYVIAQDGTIAYAEVSPDYTQRPDPSELVTALRQLKSLV, encoded by the coding sequence ATGAAACTGCAACAGAAACTGGATGCCTTCAAGTCGCACTTCGAAAGCAAGGTTGCACCGCCCGAAGTGGTCGAACTCTTTCACAGGACCACGGCGGAGCTGATCGCAACGGGTCAGGTGGAGCGGTCGCTGAAGGTGGGCGACCTCGCACCGACGTTCACGCTCACCACGGCGGAAGGCGAAGTCGTATCGTCCACGGCAATGCTCGAGCACGGGCCTTTGGTTGTGACGTTTTATCGGGGCGTCTGGTGCCCGTACTGCAACATCGATCTGCAGGCCATCGAGGAAGTCGCGAGCGAGATCCGCGCGCTCGGCGCGCAACTCGTTTCGATCTCAATGCAGACCGCGGCGAACAGTCTGAAGTCGCAACGGCAGAACAAGCTCAGCTATCCGATCCTCGCTGACGAAGGCGGCAAGACGGCTGACGCGTTTGGAATCCGCTTCCGCCTGCAGGATGAACTGATCGAGGGCTACAAGCAATTCAATGTCGACTTGCCCGTCATCAACGGCGAACCGAGCTGGACGCTGCCGATGCCGGCCCGATATGTGATTGCGCAGGACGGCACCATTGCCTACGCCGAAGTAAGTCCGGACTACACGCAACGGCCCGACCCCAGCGAACTCGTGACCGCACTGCGGCAACTGAAAAGTCTTGTTTAA